The following coding sequences lie in one Metallumcola ferriviriculae genomic window:
- a CDS encoding permease, with product MIFAFGLLSVLAVVLFAMAYRRKDGSHIKAVNIGGKMLINLLPLLLVAFVVAGMLQVALPPELIQSWLGEEAGYTGILVGGLGGALIPGGPYVSFPIIASIFKAGAGIGTAVAFVSGWAMLGIGQMPFELAIVGPRFMLLRLSLVVLLPFIAGGLALVLFG from the coding sequence ATGATATTCGCTTTCGGACTGTTATCTGTCTTGGCGGTGGTGCTATTTGCGATGGCATATAGGCGTAAGGATGGCAGTCACATCAAGGCAGTGAATATTGGTGGCAAAATGCTGATAAATCTCCTGCCGCTGCTGCTGGTGGCTTTTGTGGTGGCGGGTATGCTTCAGGTGGCGTTGCCTCCTGAGTTAATACAGTCCTGGCTCGGCGAAGAAGCGGGGTATACGGGTATTTTGGTTGGCGGCCTAGGAGGAGCGCTTATTCCCGGCGGCCCTTACGTATCTTTTCCTATTATTGCTTCGATATTTAAGGCGGGAGCAGGTATCGGTACCGCGGTGGCATTTGTTTCCGGCTGGGCAATGCTGGGTATTGGCCAGATGCCATTTGAACTGGCCATCGTTGGTCCGCGCTTCATGCTGCTCCGTTTGAGCTTAGTAGTGCTCCTTCCGTTTATTGCAGGCGGACTTGCATTGGTTTTATTTGGCTGA
- a CDS encoding YigZ family protein produces MQGYLTIARGARVEIEIKKSRFIAHVKQVADAEEAAGFIDTIKLKHREAAHNVSAFVAGIDHKEQRCSDDGEPKGTAGLPVLEVLRRNNITNTVVVVTRYFGGIKLGAGGLIRAYGRAARQGIESAGMVRMEVFVKLVVEADYSLMGIIEREAADAGARRGKHLFREKVLLNFWVRNEKLEQTKKRLVEATNDALKLESKEEKYLSV; encoded by the coding sequence TTGCAGGGCTATCTGACTATTGCTCGAGGAGCGAGAGTAGAAATTGAAATTAAGAAATCCCGTTTTATTGCCCATGTTAAGCAGGTGGCAGATGCCGAGGAAGCAGCAGGATTCATTGATACCATAAAACTCAAACATCGGGAAGCAGCCCATAATGTCTCGGCCTTCGTGGCCGGTATTGATCATAAGGAGCAGCGGTGCAGTGATGACGGGGAACCGAAGGGTACAGCGGGATTACCTGTTTTAGAAGTATTGAGGCGTAATAATATTACCAACACGGTGGTGGTTGTAACTCGCTATTTTGGTGGCATTAAGTTGGGAGCGGGCGGACTAATTCGAGCTTACGGGCGAGCTGCCCGGCAGGGAATTGAAAGTGCCGGAATGGTACGAATGGAGGTTTTTGTCAAGCTGGTAGTAGAAGCGGATTACAGTTTGATGGGAATTATAGAGAGAGAAGCTGCTGATGCGGGGGCTAGAAGAGGGAAACACCTTTTCCGCGAAAAAGTATTATTAAATTTCTGGGTTCGAAATGAAAAGCTGGAACAGACGAAGAAACGCTTAGTTGAGGCAACTAACGATGCGCTGAAACTAGAGTCAAAAGAAGAGAAATATTTATCGGTGTAG
- a CDS encoding MFS transporter: protein MKKDSIIKLTALGGVPLLMVLGNSMLIPVFPQMKSALGISQFQVGLIITLFSIPAGLSIPILGFLSDKISRKLIIVPSLLIYGIGGLVSGIAPIFFQSNAYTVLLAGRIIQGVGAAGTGPIAMALVSDIFTSNERSQAQGAIESANGLGKVVSPILGSLIALITWYTLFFVYSFLAIPVALGVWFLVKEPKSEKESSSFKQYIAGIGNIFAKTGKSLIGSYLAASVVLFTLFGILAYLSDVLEVEYGLNGVIKGFALAGPVLAMSTTSFISGRVLKNNANLMKLFIVGGLAILTFSLIVLSIFKANIIFFIAILIMGIGTGSVLPAVNTVVTSAAPLEERGGVTALYGTVRFFGVAAGPPTYSKLLEISKPVMFWGASGIALLAFGLSFLLITKKELAQPADNSGDSKTGKQEAGEQQSSIEQESDQNPDQTRGSKPLDNQKQDSIPRRTSSLTFRKVWKPALGVAGSLLILFPFIKRKQR, encoded by the coding sequence ATGAAAAAAGATTCCATTATCAAATTAACGGCACTGGGTGGCGTGCCGTTATTAATGGTGTTAGGTAATTCCATGCTTATTCCGGTTTTCCCCCAGATGAAAAGTGCCTTAGGCATCTCTCAATTTCAAGTTGGCTTAATAATTACCTTGTTTTCCATACCCGCAGGGTTAAGTATACCTATTTTAGGTTTTTTATCCGATAAGATCAGTCGGAAACTAATTATTGTCCCTTCCCTATTGATTTACGGAATTGGCGGCCTAGTTTCGGGAATTGCCCCTATATTTTTTCAGTCTAATGCTTATACGGTACTGCTTGCAGGCCGAATTATCCAAGGTGTCGGCGCCGCAGGCACAGGACCAATTGCGATGGCTCTGGTAAGTGATATCTTCACTAGTAACGAAAGGAGTCAAGCCCAAGGAGCTATAGAGTCCGCCAACGGACTGGGCAAAGTTGTCAGCCCGATTCTTGGCTCTCTGATAGCTTTAATTACCTGGTACACACTCTTCTTTGTCTATTCGTTCCTCGCCATTCCGGTCGCGTTGGGCGTCTGGTTTCTGGTAAAGGAACCAAAATCGGAAAAAGAGAGCAGTTCCTTTAAACAGTACATCGCAGGTATAGGCAATATCTTTGCTAAAACCGGCAAATCTCTTATCGGTTCGTATCTTGCTGCCAGCGTGGTTCTTTTTACCCTGTTTGGTATTTTAGCATACCTGTCCGATGTCTTGGAAGTTGAATATGGGCTTAATGGGGTAATCAAGGGTTTCGCTCTGGCCGGACCAGTACTGGCCATGTCCACCACTTCCTTTATATCCGGCAGGGTGCTAAAAAATAATGCCAACCTGATGAAACTCTTTATCGTCGGGGGGTTAGCGATACTGACTTTCTCCTTGATTGTATTATCCATATTTAAGGCCAATATCATCTTCTTTATTGCCATTCTAATTATGGGCATCGGCACCGGTTCCGTACTACCCGCAGTTAATACTGTAGTTACCAGTGCTGCACCTTTAGAAGAACGTGGCGGTGTTACCGCCCTTTATGGCACAGTCCGTTTCTTCGGTGTGGCCGCTGGTCCGCCAACCTATAGTAAACTGCTGGAAATTAGTAAGCCGGTGATGTTTTGGGGAGCAAGCGGCATCGCCTTGCTGGCCTTTGGCTTGAGCTTCCTATTGATTACTAAAAAAGAATTGGCTCAGCCAGCGGATAACTCGGGCGATTCAAAAACTGGTAAACAGGAAGCAGGAGAACAGCAATCTTCTATTGAGCAAGAAAGCGACCAAAATCCGGACCAAACAAGAGGTTCTAAGCCGCTGGATAACCAAAAACAAGATAGCATCCCACGCCGCACCTCGTCACTAACCTTTCGTAAGGTTTGGAAGCCCGCTTTAGGGGTTGCCGGCAGCCTGCTTATTTTGTTTCCTTTCATAAAAAGAAAACAACGTTAA
- a CDS encoding uroporphyrinogen decarboxylase family protein, protein MTDGASEFNFVLNGKTPRHILRGEFSLSHELCTILTGNSGEDNYLPAVKQLGFDFFGVIAEYPDKKYLSTDSKGRKVFRDYWGRIFWRLPQGREQLVEYPVVDFNQLKGYQFPSVKEVSFNHSKLLKNRDIFTFGVVDGVFQTAARTMDLLDFLGILAERPKRAALLIEQATEYACALASQLSSLGVDAILVADDVAHYGGLFCSEQTFMRWIAPWEEMLFRHIAKQGKPVFFHSDGNIMSLMDWLSGSVLGVHSLDRCPGMDMAAIKNHYGNKLILMGGMPLAALYSDELVQVRDETSQLISQLSPGGRGYILSTTSGFLTEEINPQALQEMYRLPRG, encoded by the coding sequence ATGACCGACGGCGCTAGCGAATTTAATTTTGTTTTGAATGGCAAGACCCCCCGACATATATTACGCGGGGAATTTTCTTTAAGTCATGAACTATGTACTATTCTAACTGGTAATTCCGGGGAGGATAATTATTTGCCCGCCGTGAAGCAGTTGGGGTTCGATTTCTTTGGCGTTATTGCTGAATATCCTGATAAGAAGTATTTGAGTACAGACAGCAAAGGAAGAAAGGTTTTCCGGGATTATTGGGGGCGAATTTTCTGGCGGCTGCCTCAAGGCAGGGAACAACTGGTGGAATATCCGGTGGTGGATTTCAATCAGTTAAAAGGCTACCAATTTCCCAGTGTGAAAGAAGTTTCATTTAACCATAGCAAGCTGTTGAAAAATAGGGATATCTTTACTTTCGGTGTGGTGGACGGTGTTTTCCAGACAGCAGCCCGCACCATGGATTTATTGGACTTTTTGGGCATATTGGCTGAGCGACCGAAAAGGGCGGCATTGCTTATTGAGCAGGCGACAGAGTATGCTTGTGCGCTTGCCTCGCAGCTTAGCAGTTTGGGGGTTGATGCTATCTTGGTGGCAGATGATGTGGCTCATTACGGTGGTCTTTTTTGCTCAGAGCAGACATTTATGAGATGGATTGCCCCATGGGAAGAAATGTTATTTCGCCATATTGCTAAGCAGGGCAAACCGGTTTTTTTTCATTCTGACGGAAACATTATGTCTCTTATGGATTGGTTATCTGGTAGCGTATTGGGTGTACATTCTCTAGATCGGTGTCCAGGTATGGATATGGCTGCTATTAAAAATCATTATGGTAATAAGCTAATTCTAATGGGAGGAATGCCATTAGCGGCACTTTATTCGGATGAGCTGGTCCAAGTTAGGGATGAAACTAGTCAACTTATTTCCCAGCTTAGCCCAGGGGGCAGGGGATATATTCTTTCCACCACCAGTGGGTTCCTAACTGAAGAGATAAACCCTCAAGCACTGCAGGAAATGTACCGCTTGCCCCGTGGCTAA
- a CDS encoding spore coat protein has product MVQNQALQDKEVLTDMLMTEKFVSSSYDTAVLESATPQVRQAFQHIQKDEQSHAEQIFQAMQQRGWYQVQS; this is encoded by the coding sequence TTGGTTCAAAACCAAGCACTTCAGGACAAGGAAGTCCTTACAGATATGCTGATGACGGAAAAATTTGTATCTAGTAGTTATGATACCGCCGTGCTGGAATCTGCCACACCCCAAGTACGTCAGGCCTTTCAGCACATTCAAAAGGACGAACAGTCCCATGCTGAACAAATCTTTCAAGCTATGCAGCAGCGTGGCTGGTATCAGGTCCAAAGCTAA
- a CDS encoding SdpI family protein, whose product MNKDIKINWEWPLLLLVIGTLAVGIWAYPQLPDQVPMHWNVQGEVDDYGSRLTGAFAIPLLNVAIYFLFIFLPRLDPKYDNYRKFSEVYRIFRYAMHLFFTGLYLVTIATALGNPLPIGRIVPAGVALLLLVIGNYLGRVRHNYFLGIRTPWTLANEEVWRKTHRLTGYLWTGTSLTALVAALMLPQDLIWMVFFPLILGPPFFAVGYSYWLYRRISH is encoded by the coding sequence ATGAATAAGGACATTAAAATTAACTGGGAATGGCCGTTGCTGCTGCTGGTCATAGGTACCCTGGCGGTAGGGATTTGGGCTTATCCACAATTGCCGGACCAGGTACCGATGCATTGGAATGTTCAAGGTGAAGTAGATGACTATGGCAGTCGATTAACAGGGGCGTTTGCGATACCCTTACTAAACGTGGCAATTTACTTCTTATTTATCTTCTTGCCTCGGCTAGACCCCAAATATGATAATTACCGTAAATTTTCTGAGGTTTACCGTATTTTTCGGTACGCAATGCATTTATTCTTTACGGGCCTCTATCTGGTGACAATTGCTACTGCCCTGGGTAATCCGCTGCCAATAGGGCGGATTGTGCCCGCCGGCGTGGCGCTTTTGCTGCTGGTTATTGGTAATTATTTGGGGCGAGTGCGTCATAATTATTTCCTTGGTATTAGGACGCCCTGGACTTTAGCTAATGAGGAAGTATGGCGTAAAACTCATCGGCTTACCGGTTACCTATGGACAGGTACATCTTTGACTGCGTTGGTAGCAGCTTTGATGTTACCCCAAGATTTGATTTGGATGGTATTCTTTCCTTTAATATTGGGACCGCCCTTTTTTGCCGTGGGATATTCTTATTGGCTATATAGGCGCATCAGCCATTGA
- a CDS encoding CinA family protein — MIHLQNFPGLDDTVKLKKVLKTDSLNQVVGSILLEKNISVATAESCTGGLLAHKLTLVPGSSAYFPLGLVTYDNLWKERLLSISNHLLSARGAVSPEVAAAMAEGVRFRAETDLGVGITGIAGPGGGSMDKPVGLVYIAVANNTQTTVKRFHFHGKRQEIKENSARAALALMLDFLGENI; from the coding sequence ATGATACACCTGCAAAACTTCCCCGGGCTTGACGACACGGTAAAATTAAAGAAAGTGCTGAAAACAGATTCCCTTAACCAAGTGGTGGGGAGTATCTTGTTGGAAAAAAATATTTCTGTGGCTACCGCTGAATCCTGTACCGGCGGTCTCCTTGCCCATAAACTCACCTTGGTGCCAGGTAGTTCCGCCTATTTCCCCTTAGGATTGGTCACGTATGATAATCTTTGGAAAGAAAGATTGTTGAGCATTTCCAATCATTTGCTATCGGCGCGCGGCGCAGTAAGCCCGGAGGTCGCGGCTGCCATGGCAGAGGGTGTGCGTTTCAGGGCGGAGACGGACCTAGGCGTTGGTATCACCGGCATTGCCGGTCCCGGCGGAGGCAGCATGGATAAGCCGGTGGGGCTGGTATACATCGCCGTAGCAAACAATACTCAAACAACGGTAAAGAGATTTCATTTTCATGGCAAGCGACAAGAAATAAAGGAAAACTCCGCTAGGGCAGCATTGGCATTGATGCTAGATTTTTTGGGAGAAAATATATAA
- a CDS encoding DUF1285 domain-containing protein: MDNMVPITISKDGEWYYGNSRMFRLDIVTLLANHLEKDENGNYHIIYQEQVYPVTVEETPFFARRLLSVNAESLILQLADGRTETISAQSLVVNNNIPYGEFKWAHDTKFSRQALWDLSDYMEEGTDGQVMLKLKDKAYRL; this comes from the coding sequence ATGGATAACATGGTCCCTATTACTATCAGCAAAGATGGCGAATGGTATTACGGAAATAGCAGGATGTTTCGCTTAGATATAGTGACACTTCTGGCTAATCATCTGGAAAAAGACGAAAATGGCAACTACCATATCATCTACCAAGAACAAGTCTACCCAGTTACCGTGGAAGAAACTCCATTCTTCGCAAGAAGATTATTATCAGTAAACGCAGAATCCTTAATCCTGCAATTAGCGGATGGGCGTACAGAAACCATTTCGGCACAATCGTTAGTCGTCAATAATAACATTCCCTACGGAGAGTTTAAATGGGCCCACGACACCAAGTTCTCCCGGCAGGCACTTTGGGACCTCAGTGACTACATGGAAGAAGGAACGGACGGACAGGTAATGCTTAAGTTAAAGGATAAGGCCTACCGCCTGTAG
- a CDS encoding DMT family transporter — protein MEQERITAAKAAVFIGVLAVSFAAIFVRWAEAPPVIIAMYRLLFAAALTLAIIVFKNGRFKKVAVADIGWALLAGFFLAMHFYSWFTSLELTSVASSTVLVTMQPLFIFAGAYLFSSKRVTFAEISAAVIALIGSAIIAMGDWDAANAFAGDALALLGALLVALYLLVGRRVRSHVPTLEYTFIVYFTSAAVLALMAVITDKSFYPYPQSTWAIFLLLALVPTLLGHSLFNWALEYLETRFISVSILGEPVGAAALAYIFLGELPGIYTVYGSSMVLFGLYLFHRKKV, from the coding sequence TTGGAGCAAGAAAGAATAACAGCTGCAAAGGCCGCGGTGTTTATCGGGGTGCTGGCGGTTTCCTTCGCGGCTATCTTTGTGCGCTGGGCCGAGGCGCCGCCTGTAATTATTGCTATGTATAGATTGCTATTTGCTGCGGCTTTGACGCTGGCTATAATAGTTTTTAAGAATGGGCGTTTCAAAAAAGTGGCGGTTGCTGACATTGGTTGGGCACTGTTGGCCGGCTTTTTTTTAGCGATGCATTTTTATAGCTGGTTTACCTCCTTAGAGCTTACATCAGTAGCCAGTTCCACAGTATTAGTCACCATGCAGCCGTTGTTTATTTTTGCTGGCGCATATTTATTTTCCAGCAAAAGGGTGACCTTTGCTGAGATTTCGGCAGCAGTTATAGCGCTGATAGGAAGCGCTATAATTGCGATGGGTGACTGGGACGCTGCCAATGCCTTTGCCGGGGATGCCCTGGCTTTGTTAGGAGCACTGTTAGTGGCGCTGTATCTTCTGGTGGGAAGACGGGTAAGATCTCATGTGCCAACTTTGGAATATACCTTTATTGTATACTTTACCAGTGCAGCGGTTTTGGCCCTTATGGCAGTAATAACTGACAAGTCTTTTTACCCATATCCCCAAAGCACATGGGCGATATTTTTACTGCTGGCGTTAGTACCTACATTGCTTGGACATAGCTTGTTTAACTGGGCGCTGGAATATTTGGAAACCAGATTTATCTCTGTAAGTATCTTGGGTGAACCGGTAGGAGCGGCAGCGTTGGCTTATATTTTTTTGGGAGAACTACCGGGGATTTATACTGTCTATGGCAGTTCTATGGTGTTATTCGGATTATATTTGTTTCACCGAAAGAAAGTATGA
- a CDS encoding DUF3343 domain-containing protein, producing MDQIFPELLNIKDYGVITFDTTHDAVKSEVILKEQQARFLLIPTPRSISASCGMAVKFLWEDKESIIAILLEQGVRYHGVHHIVKG from the coding sequence GTGGATCAAATCTTTCCGGAATTATTAAATATTAAGGATTATGGGGTTATAACCTTTGATACTACCCATGATGCCGTCAAAAGCGAAGTAATTTTGAAAGAACAACAAGCCAGATTTCTGTTGATACCTACGCCAAGGAGTATCTCAGCCAGCTGCGGCATGGCGGTAAAGTTTCTCTGGGAGGATAAGGAAAGCATTATTGCAATTCTTCTAGAACAAGGCGTGCGCTATCATGGAGTGCATCATATAGTAAAAGGGTGA
- a CDS encoding sensor domain-containing diguanylate cyclase: MRLVRRKKAYFAMQACVILSLAFFGLGVYSLSKGKGTLLLLLSALFFVSFEIILVKYTRVRVLRNRLLKLQREELAQRVNELSVLYKVSELDYSANDLDSFLQSLLEHTCNVFHAPAGELLLLEGDELKYRAWRGLTDAYVQKVHFRIGEGLIGRSALGEVIRADDLHSHPQALFVEENLQEGFSSFLSVPLRVKDKIIGVLAIRAREVRTFGDVDTQLLATIANNAASFIDQSRLYYLLKETNKELELVNKVSRVLNSSLHTDKIFKNLLDEIVAATGLRRCTLFSVDYDNGVIVPEVSTFLSEGTMEKWNMPIDGSLTGKAVRKGKALIISDMSAEVLSAQGKENVTELNIKNLAIIPIIYRGRVNGVIHLNDRDSHEFRKWEIELVEAAADHAGVALENARLYQRMAALAVTDGLTGAYTRQYLNTRFEEEWVRCQRENASLSLLMIDIDDFKVVNDKYGHLNGDKVLKQLVKIVKENVRRSDVVSRYGGEEFVIILPDTDRLGALKAAKKIRREVERQTTPQVTVSVGIAENTEEYVNSEQLLQEADAAMYGAKKGGKNRVYLASSGKLEVIENCGQKK, encoded by the coding sequence ATGAGGCTGGTAAGGAGAAAAAAAGCATATTTCGCGATGCAAGCATGCGTAATTTTAAGTCTTGCTTTTTTTGGTTTGGGCGTTTATTCCCTTTCCAAAGGAAAAGGAACGCTGTTATTACTGCTTTCGGCCTTATTTTTCGTTTCTTTTGAAATAATATTGGTCAAATACACCCGAGTTAGGGTACTGCGCAATCGGCTGCTTAAGCTTCAGCGCGAAGAGCTGGCCCAAAGGGTTAATGAACTCAGTGTACTCTATAAAGTAAGCGAACTTGATTATTCGGCCAACGACCTAGATTCATTTTTGCAGTCACTATTGGAACACACCTGTAATGTTTTCCATGCACCGGCCGGCGAGCTGCTGCTTCTTGAAGGTGATGAACTGAAATATCGTGCGTGGCGTGGTTTAACTGATGCGTATGTCCAAAAGGTTCACTTTCGCATTGGTGAAGGTTTAATTGGACGATCTGCTTTGGGTGAAGTAATCCGTGCCGATGACCTTCATAGTCATCCTCAAGCCCTTTTTGTAGAGGAGAATTTACAGGAAGGTTTCAGTTCGTTTCTAAGTGTGCCGTTGCGAGTCAAAGATAAGATTATCGGCGTACTGGCTATTCGTGCTCGGGAAGTGCGTACCTTTGGTGATGTAGATACGCAGTTGTTGGCTACCATTGCTAACAATGCAGCGTCTTTTATTGATCAGTCCCGCCTTTACTATTTACTGAAGGAGACCAACAAAGAATTAGAATTGGTAAATAAAGTATCTAGGGTACTTAATAGCAGCCTGCATACAGACAAAATCTTTAAAAATCTGCTTGATGAAATCGTAGCTGCTACCGGATTGCGCCGGTGCACCTTATTTAGCGTCGATTACGACAACGGTGTTATTGTCCCGGAAGTTTCTACATTTCTCTCCGAGGGAACCATGGAAAAATGGAATATGCCGATTGATGGCTCATTGACTGGAAAGGCAGTGAGGAAGGGGAAAGCGTTAATAATTTCCGATATGAGTGCAGAAGTACTAAGTGCTCAAGGCAAAGAAAACGTTACAGAGCTTAATATTAAAAACTTGGCCATTATTCCTATTATTTACCGCGGAAGGGTAAATGGTGTGATACATCTAAATGATAGAGACAGCCACGAATTTAGAAAATGGGAAATAGAGTTGGTGGAAGCAGCAGCTGACCATGCCGGTGTGGCGTTGGAGAATGCCCGACTCTATCAAAGAATGGCAGCTCTGGCAGTTACTGACGGCCTAACAGGGGCTTATACTCGGCAGTATCTGAATACTCGTTTTGAAGAGGAATGGGTCCGGTGTCAGCGGGAAAATGCTTCACTGTCATTATTAATGATTGATATTGACGACTTCAAGGTAGTAAATGACAAATATGGACATTTAAATGGGGATAAGGTTTTAAAGCAGCTAGTCAAAATTGTTAAGGAAAATGTGCGGCGCAGTGACGTTGTATCCCGCTACGGCGGAGAAGAATTTGTAATCATTCTCCCGGATACTGACCGCCTAGGGGCCCTAAAGGCCGCAAAAAAAATCCGCAGGGAAGTTGAAAGACAGACAACACCTCAAGTTACGGTATCAGTGGGGATAGCAGAGAATACAGAAGAATATGTTAACAGCGAGCAGTTGCTTCAAGAAGCTGACGCGGCAATGTACGGAGCAAAGAAGGGCGGTAAAAACAGAGTATACTTAGCTTCGAGCGGTAAACTAGAGGTTATTGAAAACTGCGGGCAAAAGAAGTAA
- a CDS encoding YqhV family protein, which translates to MWFLIKDKYVFGMAFMRVFSGCIEISAALLMLYFNRVETAVKINAGLALVGPIILFLVMSLGLLGLAGKLPISKMVYVLLGVALIFYGVNKG; encoded by the coding sequence TTGTGGTTCTTAATCAAGGATAAATATGTATTCGGCATGGCTTTTATGCGTGTATTCTCAGGTTGTATCGAAATTAGCGCAGCCCTGCTGATGCTCTACTTTAACCGGGTGGAAACAGCTGTTAAAATTAATGCGGGGCTGGCATTGGTGGGACCGATAATCTTGTTTTTAGTTATGTCTCTTGGCTTGCTGGGGTTGGCAGGAAAGCTGCCGATCAGTAAAATGGTCTATGTGTTGTTGGGAGTGGCATTGATATTTTACGGCGTTAACAAGGGCTGA
- the ilvN gene encoding acetolactate synthase small subunit translates to MKHTLALLVVNRPTVLSHIAGLISRRAFNIVSIAAGPTEDPKVTRITLVVECGPEEIEQVIKQLAKLVDIIKITNLTSNKSINRELTMIKVKAAAEKRTDIVDIVNIFRAKIVDVNRETMVIELTGETDKIDALLEVLQEHGIIEIVRTGKIALGRGPEAARDMEE, encoded by the coding sequence ATGAAACACACCTTGGCCTTGTTAGTGGTAAACCGTCCAACTGTTTTATCGCATATAGCGGGATTAATCAGTCGTAGGGCCTTTAACATTGTTAGTATTGCCGCCGGACCTACTGAGGATCCCAAGGTTACCAGAATAACTTTGGTTGTTGAATGTGGTCCTGAGGAGATTGAGCAGGTAATTAAGCAGTTGGCAAAGTTGGTAGATATTATTAAAATTACCAACCTTACATCTAACAAATCAATTAACCGAGAACTGACCATGATTAAAGTAAAAGCAGCAGCAGAAAAAAGAACAGACATTGTTGATATAGTTAACATTTTTCGTGCCAAGATTGTTGATGTTAACAGGGAGACCATGGTGATAGAGTTAACCGGGGAGACGGATAAGATTGACGCTTTGTTAGAAGTCTTGCAGGAGCATGGGATCATTGAAATTGTGCGAACAGGGAAGATTGCACTAGGCCGCGGGCCTGAGGCAGCACGGGATATGGAAGAATAG
- a CDS encoding autorepressor SdpR family transcription factor, whose protein sequence is MSPVNDTFKALADKSRRHIIRILHNGDMTAGEIAKEFSISKPSISHHLNILKQANLVSAEKQGQHIYYSLNTTVIQDLLGWIMDLTGEEGGNEHE, encoded by the coding sequence ATGAGTCCAGTCAATGATACCTTTAAAGCGCTAGCTGACAAGAGCAGGCGCCACATTATCCGAATATTGCACAATGGAGACATGACTGCCGGGGAAATTGCGAAAGAATTTTCTATTTCTAAACCCAGTATTTCACATCACTTAAATATCCTAAAGCAGGCGAACTTGGTAAGTGCGGAAAAACAGGGTCAGCATATTTATTATTCCTTAAATACGACTGTGATACAAGATTTGTTGGGCTGGATTATGGATCTGACCGGTGAAGAGGGAGGTAATGAACATGAATAA
- a CDS encoding ferritin-like domain-containing protein, with translation MQLTSKEQGLIKDALEHEQICAKKYASYAAQLQDQELKNLFTQLQQKEEQHINTLNQLKNS, from the coding sequence TTGCAGCTTACTTCAAAAGAACAAGGACTAATTAAAGACGCCCTAGAGCATGAACAAATTTGCGCAAAAAAATACGCCAGCTATGCTGCCCAACTGCAGGACCAAGAGTTAAAAAATTTGTTTACCCAGTTACAACAAAAGGAAGAACAACATATTAATACGTTGAACCAGCTTAAGAACAGTTAA